One Cupriavidus taiwanensis LMG 19424 DNA segment encodes these proteins:
- a CDS encoding beta propeller repeat protein, with protein sequence MTTSPTPETDTGPVRLLVATTKGAWFLTSDAARRSWQIDGPTFLGHTIHHIVQDPRDPSRLLMAARTGHLGPTVFRSTDGGRNWTEAARPPAFDKAAEGETGRVVDHVFWLTPGHASESGTWYAGTSPQGLFRSADHGATWEPVRGFNDHPMWRAWTGGEQDGTPDGPKLHSVLVDPRDARHLYIGMSSGGVFESTDAGADWKPLNRGSIANFLPDPNPEYGQDPHCMLQHPANPDILYQQNHCGIYRMDRREGVWKRIGEAMPAEVGDIGFPIVAHRRDPRTVWVFPMDGSDVWPRVSPGGRPAAYVTRDGGESWQRQDRGLPAEQGWFTVKRQAMATDGHAPVGVYFGTTGGELWASADEGEAWQCIARNLPQIYAVSVARPA encoded by the coding sequence ATGACGACTTCCCCGACCCCCGAAACGGATACCGGCCCGGTCCGGCTGCTGGTGGCCACCACCAAGGGCGCCTGGTTCCTGACCAGCGACGCCGCGCGCCGCAGCTGGCAGATCGACGGCCCGACCTTCCTCGGCCATACCATCCACCATATCGTGCAGGACCCGCGCGACCCGTCGCGCCTGCTGATGGCGGCGCGCACCGGCCACCTGGGCCCGACTGTGTTCCGTTCCACCGACGGCGGCCGCAACTGGACCGAGGCCGCGCGCCCGCCCGCCTTCGACAAGGCGGCGGAGGGCGAGACCGGCCGCGTCGTCGACCACGTGTTCTGGCTCACGCCCGGCCATGCCAGCGAGTCCGGCACCTGGTACGCCGGCACCTCGCCGCAGGGCCTGTTCCGCAGTGCCGACCATGGCGCGACCTGGGAGCCGGTGCGCGGCTTCAACGACCACCCGATGTGGCGGGCCTGGACCGGCGGCGAGCAGGACGGCACCCCCGATGGTCCCAAGCTGCATTCCGTGCTGGTGGATCCGCGCGACGCGCGCCACCTGTATATCGGCATGTCCAGCGGCGGCGTGTTCGAGAGCACCGACGCCGGCGCCGACTGGAAGCCGCTGAACCGTGGCAGCATCGCCAACTTCCTGCCGGACCCCAACCCGGAATACGGCCAGGATCCGCACTGCATGCTGCAGCATCCCGCCAACCCGGACATCCTGTACCAGCAGAACCATTGCGGCATCTACCGGATGGACCGCCGCGAAGGCGTATGGAAGCGGATCGGCGAGGCGATGCCGGCGGAAGTCGGCGACATCGGCTTCCCGATCGTCGCGCACCGCCGCGATCCGCGCACGGTGTGGGTGTTCCCGATGGACGGCAGCGATGTGTGGCCGCGCGTCAGCCCGGGCGGCCGGCCCGCCGCCTATGTCACGCGCGATGGCGGCGAGAGCTGGCAGCGGCAGGACCGCGGCCTGCCCGCCGAACAGGGCTGGTTCACGGTCAAGCGGCAGGCCATGGCCACCGACGGGCACGCACCGGTGGGCGTGTACTTCGGCACCACCGGCGGCGAACTGTGGGCCAGCGCGGACGAAGGCGAGGCCTGGCAATGCATCGCCCGCAACCTGCCGCAGATCTACGCGGTCAGCGTGGCGCGCCCGGCCTGA
- a CDS encoding NCS2 family permease: MIEQPYPSSAAEADPARPHVPHVPEVKGRLDAFFEITARGSTQRQEVVAGVTTFMAMVYAVFVVPGMLGKAGFDTSAVFVAVCLTTAFGSLLMGLWAKLPIAIGCAISLTAFMAFGLVLGQGLSPAVALGAVFLMGLIFTAISVTGVRSWILRNLPAGVAHGTGIGIGLFLLLIASNEVGLVVKNTHAGLPVALGKITSFPVVMSVLGLAAIFGLERRKVPGGILLVIIAISALGLAFDPAVKFTGVFALPSLSAPGHESLIGAMDLRGAMTAAVLPSVLALVMTAVFDATGTIRAVAGQAGQLNAAGHIHNGGRALTADSVSSIFSGMFGGAPAAAYIESTVGVAAGAKTGLTAVVVGLLFVAVMFFSPLAALVPSYATAPALMYVGLLMLSSVSRLHMDDLVDALAGLVCAVFIVLTCNIVTGIMLGFCTLVVGRIVAGEWRKLNVGTVAIAVVLAAFYAGGWAI; the protein is encoded by the coding sequence ATGATCGAACAACCTTATCCGTCGTCCGCGGCGGAGGCCGATCCCGCACGCCCCCACGTCCCCCATGTTCCGGAAGTCAAAGGCCGGCTCGATGCCTTCTTCGAAATCACCGCGCGCGGCAGCACGCAGCGTCAGGAAGTGGTGGCCGGCGTCACCACCTTCATGGCGATGGTCTACGCCGTCTTCGTCGTCCCCGGCATGCTGGGCAAGGCCGGCTTCGACACCAGCGCGGTCTTCGTCGCGGTGTGCCTGACCACGGCGTTCGGGTCGCTGCTGATGGGCCTGTGGGCCAAGCTGCCGATCGCCATCGGCTGCGCCATCTCGCTGACCGCGTTCATGGCCTTCGGCCTGGTGCTGGGTCAGGGCCTGTCGCCGGCGGTCGCGCTCGGCGCGGTGTTCCTGATGGGCCTGATCTTCACCGCCATCTCGGTCACCGGCGTGCGCTCCTGGATCCTGCGCAACCTGCCGGCCGGCGTGGCGCACGGCACCGGCATCGGCATCGGCCTGTTCCTGCTGCTGATCGCCTCGAATGAAGTCGGGCTGGTGGTCAAGAACACGCACGCCGGCCTGCCGGTGGCGCTGGGCAAGATCACCTCGTTCCCGGTGGTGATGTCGGTGCTGGGGCTGGCCGCGATCTTCGGGCTCGAACGCCGCAAGGTGCCGGGCGGGATCCTGCTGGTGATCATCGCCATCTCGGCGCTGGGCCTGGCCTTCGATCCGGCGGTGAAGTTCACCGGCGTGTTCGCGCTGCCGTCGCTGAGCGCACCGGGCCATGAATCGCTGATCGGCGCCATGGACTTGCGCGGCGCGATGACGGCCGCCGTGCTGCCGAGCGTGCTGGCCCTGGTGATGACCGCGGTGTTCGACGCCACCGGCACCATCCGCGCCGTCGCCGGGCAAGCCGGGCAGCTCAATGCCGCCGGCCATATCCACAACGGCGGGCGCGCGCTGACCGCCGACTCGGTCAGCTCGATCTTCTCGGGCATGTTCGGCGGCGCCCCGGCCGCGGCCTATATCGAATCGACCGTCGGCGTGGCCGCCGGCGCCAAGACCGGGCTGACCGCGGTGGTGGTGGGCCTGCTGTTCGTGGCGGTGATGTTCTTCTCGCCGCTGGCCGCGCTGGTGCCGTCGTACGCCACGGCGCCCGCGCTGATGTACGTGGGCCTGCTGATGCTGTCGAGCGTCAGCCGCCTGCACATGGACGACCTCGTCGATGCGCTGGCCGGCCTGGTCTGCGCGGTGTTCATCGTGCTGACCTGCAATATCGTCACCGGCATCATGCTGGGCTTCTGCACCCTGGTGGTGGGCCGCATCGTGGCCGGCGAATGGCGCAAGCTCAATGTCGGCACCGTGGCCATCGCGGTGGTGCTGGCGGCGTTCTACGCCGGCGGCTGGGCGATCTGA
- a CDS encoding VOC family protein, with protein MSQQIFVNLPVRDLQKSIAFFTQLGFSFNPQFTDDTATCMIVGENIFVMLLTEAKFRSFSPNDICDARKATEVLVCLSMETRARVDEMVNAAVLAGGSTYKPPMDLGFMYGHGFQDLDGHVWELVYMDMAAMQASQ; from the coding sequence ATGAGTCAGCAGATTTTCGTCAATTTGCCCGTCCGCGACCTGCAAAAGTCGATTGCCTTCTTTACACAGCTGGGCTTTTCCTTCAATCCGCAATTTACCGACGATACCGCCACCTGCATGATCGTCGGCGAGAACATTTTCGTGATGCTGCTCACTGAAGCCAAGTTCCGCAGCTTCTCGCCCAATGACATCTGCGATGCGCGCAAAGCCACCGAAGTGCTGGTTTGCCTGTCGATGGAAACCCGGGCCCGCGTCGATGAAATGGTCAATGCCGCGGTGCTGGCGGGCGGCAGTACCTACAAGCCGCCAATGGATCTGGGCTTTATGTATGGCCACGGCTTCCAGGACCTGGATGGCCATGTCTGGGAGCTGGTGTATATGGATATGGCGGCAATGCAGGCGTCGCAGTGA
- a CDS encoding H-NS histone family protein: MATYKQLLAEKEALEAKLNEVRANEVAGVIDKIRELMTEYGLTAEDILPRRKRGRPAGSSARKPAAALPPKYMDPKTGKTWSGRGRAPAWLGKRPERFLIEQ, from the coding sequence ATGGCGACATACAAGCAACTCCTGGCTGAGAAGGAAGCGCTGGAAGCCAAGCTGAATGAAGTGCGCGCGAACGAAGTGGCGGGCGTGATCGATAAAATCCGCGAACTGATGACCGAATATGGCCTGACCGCGGAAGACATCCTGCCCCGGCGCAAGCGCGGCCGTCCCGCCGGCAGCAGCGCACGCAAGCCTGCCGCCGCCCTGCCCCCGAAGTACATGGACCCCAAGACCGGCAAGACCTGGTCGGGCCGCGGCCGTGCGCCGGCCTGGCTGGGCAAGCGCCCGGAGCGCTTCCTGATCGAGCAGTAA
- a CDS encoding AraC family transcriptional regulator has translation MPQQEPIQAGPLPRDLLHALREGGYDVSALAPAPESDTDSDTCDHQPAAHAADPQQAIHLLLAVYHATGDPAIGLWLGSRMPPDLLGLAGLPAMAGPSLGTALRRIARYQKLLAGDRVELRRQGDEAWVCIRPSDPEAPDSRPRIDMELCSLLAFGRRFTRKPLHPLRVSLRIGRPAWHLRYTEAFDCPVRFGEPEDAIVFGRRDLALRLMARDRSSPSAPPASRDLRPAAASLGDVRSALQQLAGDRALSLAAVARHLDISERTLQRRLMAAGTSFRTLCEDARRDLAGHYLSEGEMSLGEIAFRLGFDDANSFFRAFRRWTGMTPGDYRRHATPAPQQPA, from the coding sequence ATGCCACAACAAGAGCCTATCCAGGCCGGGCCGTTGCCTCGTGACCTGCTTCACGCGCTCCGTGAAGGCGGTTACGACGTATCGGCACTCGCGCCTGCCCCGGAATCCGACACCGACTCCGACACCTGCGACCATCAACCCGCCGCGCATGCGGCCGACCCGCAACAGGCCATCCACCTGCTGCTGGCCGTCTATCACGCCACTGGCGACCCCGCCATCGGACTGTGGCTGGGCAGCCGGATGCCGCCCGACCTGCTCGGCCTTGCCGGCCTGCCCGCCATGGCCGGCCCCTCGCTGGGCACGGCGCTGCGGCGCATCGCGCGCTACCAGAAGCTGCTGGCCGGCGATCGCGTCGAGCTGCGCCGCCAGGGCGACGAGGCCTGGGTCTGCATCCGCCCGAGCGATCCCGAGGCGCCCGACAGCCGGCCGCGCATCGACATGGAGCTGTGCTCGCTGCTGGCGTTCGGCCGCCGCTTCACGCGCAAGCCGCTGCATCCGCTGCGGGTATCGCTGCGCATCGGCCGGCCGGCCTGGCACCTGCGCTATACCGAGGCCTTCGACTGCCCGGTGCGCTTTGGCGAGCCGGAAGACGCGATCGTGTTCGGCCGCCGTGACCTGGCGTTGCGGCTGATGGCCCGCGACCGCTCCAGCCCCTCGGCGCCGCCCGCCAGCCGCGACCTGCGGCCCGCCGCGGCATCGCTGGGCGATGTGCGCAGCGCCCTGCAGCAGCTGGCCGGCGACCGCGCCCTGAGCCTGGCCGCGGTGGCGCGCCATCTCGATATCAGCGAGCGCACGCTGCAGCGCCGGCTGATGGCCGCCGGCACCAGCTTCCGCACGCTGTGCGAAGACGCGCGGCGGGACCTGGCCGGCCACTACCTGAGCGAAGGCGAGATGTCGCTGGGAGAAATCGCGTTCCGGTTGGGCTTTGACGATGCCAACTCGTTCTTCCGCGCGTTCCGGCGCTGGACCGGCATGACGCCGGGCGACTACCGTCGCCACGCCACGCCCGCGCCGCAGCAGCCGGCCTAG
- a CDS encoding LysR family transcriptional regulator: MDRIGDIGLFLRVLDLGSISAAARSLDLSVAVASQRLQRLERELGVRLLHRTTRRLHVTPEGAVLAEQGRALVDDLEALGASLRQAGTGITGTLRVTTSSSFGRLYVSPLLPEFLARHPGVSLSVNLSDHVLDLVSAGFDLAIRIGALDDSALVARRLANNRRLLCASPDYLRRRGMPRTPQDLARHDCLLLVGSQGRQDVWRLGDGAGGEIAVRVRGRIEANTGELLSDAALAGFGIALHSAWHVCADLRAGRLVQVLPDYPLADTGIYAVMPQRRLVPPRVRAFVDFLAERFGDNPPWERLRGG, translated from the coding sequence ATGGACCGGATCGGCGATATCGGGCTGTTCCTGCGCGTGCTCGACCTGGGCTCGATCAGTGCCGCGGCGCGCAGCCTGGACCTGTCGGTGGCGGTGGCCAGCCAGCGGCTGCAACGGCTGGAACGCGAGCTGGGCGTGCGCCTGCTGCATCGCACCACGCGGCGCCTGCACGTCACCCCTGAAGGCGCGGTGCTGGCAGAGCAGGGGCGCGCGCTGGTGGACGACCTGGAGGCGCTGGGGGCCTCGCTGCGGCAGGCGGGCACGGGCATCACCGGCACCCTGCGGGTGACGACCTCGTCGTCGTTCGGGCGGCTCTACGTCTCGCCGCTGCTGCCGGAGTTCCTGGCGCGGCATCCGGGGGTATCGCTCAGCGTCAACCTGAGCGACCACGTGCTGGACCTGGTCAGCGCCGGCTTTGACCTGGCGATCCGCATCGGCGCGCTCGACGACTCGGCGCTGGTCGCGCGGCGGCTGGCCAATAACCGGAGGCTGCTGTGCGCCTCGCCCGACTACCTGCGCCGGCGCGGCATGCCGCGCACGCCGCAGGACCTGGCGCGGCACGACTGCCTGCTGCTGGTGGGCAGCCAGGGACGGCAGGATGTGTGGCGGCTGGGCGATGGCGCCGGGGGCGAAATTGCCGTGCGCGTGCGCGGCCGGATCGAGGCCAATACCGGCGAGCTGCTGTCCGACGCGGCGCTGGCCGGCTTCGGCATCGCGCTGCATTCGGCCTGGCATGTCTGCGCCGACCTGCGGGCCGGCCGGCTGGTGCAGGTGCTGCCCGACTACCCGCTGGCGGACACCGGCATCTACGCGGTGATGCCGCAGCGGCGCCTGGTGCCGCCGCGGGTGCGCGCCTTCGTCGATTTCCTGGCCGAGCGCTTTGGCGACAACCCGCCGTGGGAACGGCTCCGCGGCGGGTGA
- a CDS encoding MFS transporter: MASSPSSLAAPAPARLPLALYALTAGSFGIGCAEFVIMGLLLQVAADLQVTIAAAGMLVSGYALGVFAGAPVLTLLTRRMPRKAVLLALMVIYTVGNAACALAPDYTTLMIARVLTSLTHGTFFGVGAVVATGLVPEHRRASAISVMFSGLTLATLLGMPAGAWLGLHLGWRSTFWAMTLVGLLSLAVIALLVQKSQDHGARVALRDELATIGRPQVLLGLLMTVLQSMGIFAVITYVQPLLTRVSGFGEAAVSPILLLFGAGMIVGNVLGGRFADRAPTRAVLATLATLTLVLAAMTLAIHSQVLVVAFVGILGVAAFATVSPLQLRVLRHARGAGENLASSFNIAAFNLGNGLGAWMGGVVVDHGPGLTALPWIAALAPMAALAVAWLSVKLEQGANARAPMAQACP; the protein is encoded by the coding sequence ATGGCCTCCTCCCCTTCCAGTCTCGCCGCGCCCGCCCCGGCCCGGCTGCCGCTGGCGCTGTACGCGCTGACCGCCGGCTCGTTTGGCATCGGCTGCGCCGAATTCGTCATCATGGGCCTGCTGCTGCAGGTCGCCGCCGACCTGCAGGTGACCATCGCCGCGGCCGGCATGCTGGTGTCCGGCTACGCGCTCGGGGTCTTCGCCGGGGCGCCGGTGCTGACCCTGCTGACCCGCCGCATGCCCCGCAAGGCGGTGCTGCTGGCGCTGATGGTGATCTATACCGTGGGCAACGCCGCCTGCGCGCTGGCGCCTGACTACACCACGCTGATGATCGCGCGCGTGCTGACCTCGCTCACGCATGGCACCTTTTTCGGCGTCGGCGCGGTGGTCGCCACCGGACTGGTGCCGGAGCACCGCCGCGCCTCGGCGATTTCGGTGATGTTCTCGGGCCTGACCCTGGCCACGCTGCTGGGCATGCCCGCTGGCGCCTGGCTGGGCCTGCACCTGGGCTGGCGCTCGACCTTCTGGGCGATGACGCTGGTCGGCCTGCTGTCGCTGGCGGTGATCGCGCTGCTGGTGCAGAAGAGCCAGGACCACGGCGCGCGCGTGGCGCTGCGCGACGAGCTGGCCACCATCGGCCGCCCGCAGGTGCTGCTGGGGCTGTTGATGACGGTGCTGCAGTCGATGGGGATCTTCGCCGTGATCACTTATGTGCAGCCCTTGCTGACCCGGGTATCCGGCTTTGGCGAGGCCGCGGTATCGCCGATCCTGCTGCTGTTCGGCGCCGGCATGATCGTCGGCAACGTGCTGGGGGGCCGCTTTGCCGACCGCGCCCCGACGCGCGCGGTGCTGGCCACGCTGGCCACGCTGACGCTGGTGCTGGCGGCGATGACGCTGGCCATCCACAGCCAGGTGCTGGTGGTGGCCTTCGTTGGCATCCTCGGCGTCGCGGCCTTTGCCACCGTGTCGCCGCTGCAGTTGCGCGTGCTGCGCCACGCCCGCGGCGCCGGCGAGAACCTGGCATCGAGCTTCAATATCGCCGCGTTCAACCTGGGCAATGGCCTGGGCGCGTGGATGGGCGGGGTGGTGGTGGACCACGGGCCGGGGCTCACCGCGCTGCCGTGGATCGCGGCGCTGGCGCCGATGGCGGCGCTGGCGGTGGCGTGGCTGAGCGTGAAACTGGAACAAGGCGCAAACGCCCGCGCGCCCATGGCGCAGGCCTGCCCCTGA
- a CDS encoding NnrS family protein has product METIPILPARRMPPSGQAPAGPPPRGFALFALGFRPFYLGGAVFAALALAAWTAMLAGMHAFAPPPALPPMFWHAHEMVFGFAAAIVVGFLFTAGRAWTGHPTPTGAALAVLFGLWLAGRVGLWVVPGIAAFAVEAAFLPLAALAFTRTLVRGGNRRNYPLALALWLLALADIASLWLQARGHDAGAMLACRAGVALVTLFVVVIGGRVIPMFTTNAIPGFRLRQYRQVDRLVIPAAVLGLAAGLLPVPAWLVAALSLLAALVLGIRVAGWRGHAVGNRPILWVLHLAYAWLPLALLLQALGALGLVMAGLATHAFTVGVLGVAIIAMITRTALGHTGRVLVARRAETAAYWLVAAAAVLRVFGPMAWPAGYLHWVWGAGACWVAGFGLYALTYAPRLARPRVDGKPG; this is encoded by the coding sequence ATGGAAACCATTCCCATCCTTCCCGCGCGGCGCATGCCGCCTTCCGGCCAGGCCCCCGCGGGCCCGCCGCCACGTGGCTTTGCCCTGTTCGCGCTGGGGTTCCGTCCGTTCTATCTGGGCGGCGCGGTGTTTGCCGCGCTGGCGCTGGCAGCGTGGACGGCGATGCTGGCGGGCATGCACGCGTTCGCGCCGCCACCGGCACTGCCGCCGATGTTCTGGCACGCGCACGAGATGGTGTTCGGCTTTGCCGCGGCCATCGTGGTGGGATTCCTGTTCACGGCCGGGCGGGCCTGGACCGGGCACCCGACGCCGACCGGCGCCGCGCTGGCCGTGCTGTTCGGGCTGTGGCTGGCGGGACGCGTGGGCCTGTGGGTAGTGCCCGGTATTGCGGCCTTTGCGGTCGAAGCCGCGTTCCTGCCGCTGGCGGCGCTGGCCTTCACGCGCACGCTGGTGCGCGGGGGCAATCGCCGCAACTATCCGCTGGCGCTCGCGCTATGGCTGCTGGCGCTGGCCGATATCGCCAGCCTGTGGCTGCAGGCGCGCGGCCATGACGCCGGCGCGATGCTGGCCTGCCGCGCCGGCGTGGCGCTGGTGACGCTGTTCGTGGTGGTGATCGGCGGGCGCGTGATCCCGATGTTCACCACCAATGCGATTCCCGGCTTCCGGCTGCGCCAGTACCGGCAGGTGGATCGGCTGGTGATTCCCGCTGCGGTGCTCGGGCTGGCGGCCGGGCTGCTGCCCGTGCCCGCATGGCTGGTGGCGGCACTGTCGCTGCTGGCCGCGCTGGTGCTGGGCATTCGGGTGGCGGGGTGGCGCGGTCATGCGGTCGGCAACCGGCCGATCCTGTGGGTGCTGCACCTGGCCTACGCGTGGCTGCCGCTGGCGCTGCTGCTGCAGGCGCTCGGTGCGCTGGGACTGGTGATGGCCGGGCTGGCGACGCACGCCTTCACCGTGGGCGTGCTCGGGGTGGCGATCATCGCCATGATCACCCGCACCGCGCTGGGCCACACCGGCCGCGTGCTGGTGGCCCGCCGCGCCGAGACCGCGGCGTACTGGCTGGTGGCCGCGGCGGCGGTGTTGCGGGTGTTCGGGCCGATGGCCTGGCCCGCCGGCTACCTGCATTGGGTGTGGGGCGCGGGCGCGTGCTGGGTGGCGGGATTCGGCCTCTACGCGCTGACGTATGCGCCGCGGCTGGCGCGCCCGCGCGTGGACGGCAAGCCGGGCTGA
- a CDS encoding MFS transporter, giving the protein MATQSRAPDPIPPGAAITLASSTFAFTICFAVWMLFAVLGIPLKQQLGLNDTEFGLLAATPVLSGSLIRVPLGLWTDRFGGRIVFFVLMLATVIPIWLISYATTLWQLLVLGLFVGLAGGSFSVGTPYVARWFPRSRQGLAMGIFGAGNSGAALTKFVAPALILAAGTWTIVPRVYSVAMLATALLFWVFSRSNPAHVVKSSAGWREQLAVMRDPRVWRYSQYYSVVFGGYVGLSLWMTKYYIGEYGFDIKVAAFLAACFSLPGGVLRAIGGWISDRYGAHRTTWWVMWVSWVGFFLLSYPQTDFIVQTTSGPQAFRIALTPTLFTILLFVVGIAFAIGKASVFKFISNDFTHNIGAVSGVVGLAGGLGGFVLPILFGMLADLTGIRSSCFMLMYGTVCVSLVWMHYSHRAERQRKAQAVGLTQPA; this is encoded by the coding sequence ATGGCCACCCAATCCCGCGCGCCGGACCCGATCCCGCCCGGCGCCGCCATCACGCTGGCGTCCAGTACTTTCGCCTTCACCATCTGCTTTGCCGTCTGGATGCTGTTCGCGGTCCTCGGCATTCCCCTCAAGCAACAGCTCGGCCTCAACGACACCGAATTCGGCCTGCTCGCGGCCACCCCGGTGCTGAGCGGCTCGCTGATCCGCGTGCCGCTGGGGCTGTGGACCGACCGCTTCGGCGGCCGCATCGTGTTCTTCGTGCTGATGCTGGCCACCGTGATTCCGATCTGGCTGATCTCGTACGCGACCACGCTGTGGCAGCTGCTGGTGCTGGGGCTGTTCGTTGGCCTCGCGGGCGGCTCGTTCTCGGTGGGCACGCCTTACGTGGCGCGCTGGTTCCCGCGCTCGCGCCAGGGGCTGGCGATGGGCATCTTCGGCGCCGGCAACTCGGGCGCGGCGCTGACCAAGTTCGTCGCCCCGGCCCTGATCCTGGCGGCCGGCACCTGGACCATCGTGCCGCGCGTGTATTCGGTGGCCATGCTGGCCACCGCGCTGCTGTTCTGGGTGTTCTCGCGCAGCAACCCGGCGCACGTGGTCAAGTCCAGCGCCGGCTGGCGCGAGCAGCTGGCGGTGATGCGCGACCCGCGCGTGTGGCGCTACTCGCAGTATTACTCGGTGGTGTTCGGCGGCTATGTCGGCCTGTCGCTGTGGATGACCAAGTACTACATCGGCGAGTACGGCTTCGACATCAAGGTGGCGGCCTTCCTTGCCGCGTGCTTTTCGCTGCCGGGCGGCGTGCTGCGCGCGATCGGCGGCTGGATCTCGGACCGCTACGGTGCCCATCGCACCACCTGGTGGGTGATGTGGGTGAGCTGGGTCGGCTTCTTCCTGCTCAGCTATCCGCAGACCGACTTCATCGTCCAGACCACCAGCGGCCCGCAGGCCTTCCGCATCGCGCTGACGCCCACGCTCTTCACCATCCTGCTGTTCGTGGTCGGCATCGCCTTCGCCATCGGCAAGGCCTCGGTGTTCAAGTTCATCTCCAACGACTTCACCCACAACATCGGCGCGGTCTCCGGCGTGGTGGGCCTGGCCGGCGGGCTGGGCGGCTTCGTGCTGCCGATCCTGTTCGGCATGCTGGCCGACCTGACCGGCATCCGCAGTAGCTGCTTCATGCTGATGTACGGCACCGTGTGCGTGAGCCTGGTGTGGATGCACTACAGCCACCGCGCCGAACGCCAGCGCAAGGCCCAGGCCGTCGGCCTGACCCAGCCCGCTTGA